In Podospora pseudocomata strain CBS 415.72m chromosome 4, whole genome shotgun sequence, the genomic stretch AAACACCattggttgatggtggtgtgagcATCACGATCCTTGGCACGACTTGAGACGATTGGACTTGAGACTTCGATTTAGAGTTACTCGGTTTGCTTTACGACAAGGAATCGGATTGACGATACTCGAGCATTGCGTATGCAAGCGTGCCGACACAGCAACAGCTGAACTCTCATCTCAACCCAACTGACAGCCTTGCCAGGCTCGTCTTCACTTTTgccttcaacatcaccacacccTCTCGATATCTTCCATCAAACCTCAAAATGGCCGACAAAgacaaagaaaaagacgccatcaccacatcctccacccagccaccctccacctcctcgaaATCCCCTGACcgagccccctccccaacccctaTCCAagacaccgccgccgccctcccctcAGATGCCGAAAagcccccaacaccaccccgaGACGACTCCAACATGGTCTACCCCACCGGCCCAAAACTCtacctcatcatctcctccctctgcctctccgTCTTCCTGGTAGCCCTCGACCAAACAATCATCGCCCCCGCCCTCGGCGCCATCACGACCGAGTTCTCCTCCGTGAGGGACATTGGCTGGTACGGCGCCAgctacctcctcaccaccaccgccctccagCCCTGCTACGGCTCCCTCTACCGCATGTTCTCCGTCAAGTACACCTACCTCGTCGCCGTCTTCATCTTTGAAATCGGCTCGCTCATCTGCGCCGTCGCCCCcacctccaacgccttcaTCGCCGGGAGGGCCGTTGCCGGTATGGGCACCGCGGGTCTGTTTTCGGGATCGATTGTGATTTTGAGCTACACCTTGCCACTGAGGAAACGGCCGGCCGCGTTCGGGTTGATAGGAGGGATGTGGGGGATCAGCTCCGTCGCCGGTCCGTTGCTGGGGGGGGCGTTCAGCGATGCGCCCAACccggggtggaggtggtgtttctacatcaacctccccatcgGAGCGTTCGCCATGGCGGCgatattcttcttcctcaagatCAACCGGGTTGATAACCCTGAGGGGCTCACGTTTCTGGAAAGGATCTTGAGGCTTGATCTGGCGGGGACGGCGATGCTCATCCCGGCTGTTATCTGCTTGTTGCTCGCCCTGCAGTGGGGCGGGACCGAGCACGCCTGGAACAGCTCGGTGATTATTGGGCTGTTTGTCGGGTTTGCGCTGATGATTGGGGCTTTTGCTGTGATTCAGGTTTGGAAGGGGGATAGGGGGACGTTGCCGCCGAGGTTGTTCAAGAATAGGGATGTTGTCTGCGCGATGTTGTTTGCGTTTTTCTTTGGGGCGGGGTTTTTTCCTTTGGTTTATTATCTTGGTAAGtttccatttttttttccattTTTTTCTATTTTCGTTTTCtttgtcttgtttttttgggggttttttgggggatattttttcttatttttttttttatattaTATTTTTTAtcttgtgttgttgttgttttgacGGTACCTACATCTATTCAGGGGCTCAAGGGGCTAACTCTCCATGTCAATCAAGCCCTCTACTTCCAAGCCGTCCAAGGCGACACCGCCGTAACAGCCGgcatcaaactcctccccctcctcatctcagTCGTCATCACCTCCGTCGCAACCGGCGGCCTCGTCACCGTCGTCGGCTACTACAACcccttcatcctcccctGCATGGTCCTCTTCGCCACCGGCGCGGGCATgatcaccaccttctccctcaccacccccttcagcGCCTGGTTCGGCTACCAggtcctcgccggcctcgggATCGGCGTCGGCTTCCAGACCGGGGTTCTGGTAGTCCAAAACGTCATGCCCCTCGAGTGGGTCCCCGTCGCCACTGCCTGCATCCAGTTCTTCCAGTCCATCGGcggcgccatcttcatcgccGTTGCGCAGGCAGTCTTCCAGAACGGCCTCATTGACACCTTGGCTAAAGACGCGCCTGGCCTGCCAGCGGAACTGTTTCTCAATATTGGCGCCTCTCAGGTCAGCCAGGTGGTctccgcccctccccccgctgGGCTGGGGAGACCAGATGATGTGAATATCGTCTTGAACGCCTACCTCCAGGGGTTGAGAAACACGTATTACATCGCGGTTGGTTGCGCCTGTGGTGCCTTTGTGGCGGCGTGCGGTCTGAGTTGGAAAAAGATTCAACGGCATAGAGCCAAGGCAGCAGATGAttcagagggaggaggaggagaaaagagcGCCGTGGTTGTTCCTGCTCACTagaaccacccaccacatAGACAAAAGACAAGCATTATGGCTTGTCTACCATGATGAACATGTATCTATGATACCCACATCACAGCCACCAATCCAACTCGATGATAATATTCGACATATTCATATTGTATATACTTCTGTCCATACCTTCCCCCACAAACAAAATAAAATACATGAGAATAAGTAATATATACTTTGTCCAAGACACAAAAGCAAAACCCAAActcccatcccaatccaACAATGATGTGTGTGTATCCTTCAAACCACCAAGCGAAAAAAAAGTAGCAAGAAAACTAAACTCCCTTCGCCTCATCTTTTTATCTCTCATCCCTCATCCCTCACATTTCACATTctcttccatcccatcactcacaaccccccaagcGCCGCACAATAAGCCAGATACCAAGTCAAACTCGCCCCCCCGTCCAACCACTCCCCCTtaaacacccctccccttcctcccccgctAAAAAAGTCATACCCTCCCCTCGGATCAATCGTCCCATAATTCCCCATCAAaatccccttccaccccccagtGACCTGctccgccctccctcccgaAAAGTACgcatcccactcctccctcacaaactccttcctcctcaccatggGCGTGTGCGGCAACAGAGGCAGCATGTGAATCCCCTGCACATACTCAATATTCGTCCCAAAATACGTCGTGTGGTCCACCTTGTTCTCAAACAAAATCCCCGCAACCTTGTTCCCAATAAAATTCTTCGGCTGCACCGTGTTGCTCTCGGTGTACAGGTAATACGAGTTCAGCGACCTCGCCTGCACAGCCAGCATCAGATTCCCCCTCGCCGCCAGGTTCTGGTCGCCGCTCACCGTCCCCCACATCTTGAGCGCGTACGACGCCATCGTGTCCTCCGAGCTCGACTCCTGGTCCTTGCCGTCGAGCGTGTCGAACAGCCCGTGGGCCCAGCTGTGGCCGTGGTACCAGTCAAAGTTCCTCCACACGGGGAAGTACTGGTCCGCCGCGCTCGGGTTGGCCACGTCCCGGACCAGCGTGTTGACGTAGGCCTTGTTGGCCGGGATCCAGGAAGGATCGAGATGTCCGATGATCGCGGCGGTGAGGATGAAGTACCCGTAGTGGAAGTGGTGGTCGTTGTAGTAGGAGTTGCCAAAGTCGGCGCCAGAGTTGCCCGTGACGTAGCTCGCCGAAGAGACGAcgcctccccaaccgcccTCGTACACAAGCGGGAACTGTTGCCTGTTCTCGGCGAACCGCGCGAACGCCTGCTTGAGCTGGTTCAGCGCCGTCAACGCCAGCGCCTCGTCACCAAGCATGTCCCGAATAACCAAGATAATGCTAGCAAACTTGGCCAACGCCTATTTCACCCGTTAgcaccccttcctcttcaccagcCAGTATcggaaagaagaaaaaaggaaaaaaaaaaaaaaaaaactcaccttCCCACTGAAATACATCGAATTCTGATCGCTCTGCTGCAGCATATCCTGGCTCACCTCCTGCAACGCAACCCCCTTCACAaaactcctcaccccctcgctcaaccccttcacctcccccgcctcggGGCTCCAAGGCAAAAACCCAATCCCCGTCGGCAGCTCCGTCTCCACCATGGTCCAGCTGTCCGCCAGCACCAGATACGCCACCCCCTTCGTCGGCGTCTGCAGCTTCACCCCCGTCACCTTCCCCCTcgtcccatcatcaaaaGAACTCAGATGATGCGGCAGCGCAAACTGCGCGACAGGACTCTGATACATCCCCTGCTTCCTAAACCCAAACCGATACGTCCCCGTCTTCCCATTCACCCCCCCGCTCAGGTCAACCCCCACCGCATACGTCCCACAAGCCTGGTCGTAAACTTTTTCTGACTCCCCATCGCTCGCCTTGGCAACCTGAACGATGCCATAAAACGGCCCCGTCGACTCCGCCCTTCCATTGTTCACAACCTGCAAGTTCAAGGCCTCCCCTTTCGTGTGATAAGCATACACCAACCACGTCGTCCCGTCCTCCAAATGCAGTCTATACTtgaccaccccctccttcgcctccttGGACGCCCTCGTCACGGTCTTGAAGAAGATTCCCGTCTGAACCACCGGCTGGCCCCCGTTGTACACCCCCGTCACGAACCCCGCCCCCTGAACCAGCGGGAACTGGATCACCGCCTGGCCCCCCTCTCGCGCCCTCAAGCTCACCAGGCTCGAAAAGTCCGTCAGGTTGTCACTAGTCAACACCGTCCCCGGCCCGAGCTCCTTCGCGCTCAAGCACACCGAGTGGATCCCAATAGGATTGATGTAATACCTCGCCGCTCCCGAACCAGGGTCGTTCTGCCCGTACACCCTCTGGCTAGCATCGACATGCGAAATGGCCATGCCCCACGTCCCCGaggcaccacctcccctcgcCCAGGTGACACTGTAGGGAAACAGGTAACTAGGCGAGGTCTGATTCCCCAAGAAGAAATTATTGTAAAACTTGTTCGTCCCAATGGGACCAGCCGACTTGATGCCGATTCTAGGGGCGGGGTGGTCCTTCCTCTGGGGGATCTGAGACGGGGGCGGGTCCGTAGAAATCGGCGCCGCGAAAATGTTGGGGACAATCATGCTGACCGTTTCCGAGGGCGCGGACGGCTGATCGGTCGGAACCGACGCCGTGGCAGAGATGAGCTCTGTCGGAGACGGGATAGGGGAAGTAATAAGCGGTTGAGAGGTAGGATACCCGCTCGACGGAGCGTCGGTAGGAATGGTGCCCGTGTTGGTCGACTCGATAGGAACGTCCGTGGGCAGGATCTGAAGCGTTCCCGAGGGGTTGACACTGGTGATGACACTGACAGTGTTGGTGTCACCGAGGTCAGTTGTCGATGTTGGTTGCGTGCTGCTGGTAGGAGAAGCTGGCTGTGTGACAACCTCAGGGGTTGGTGTCACTTCAGAGGCGACCTCGCCCGagccggtgctgctggcagGTTGTTGACCAGAAGCGGGACTCGTCTCGTCCGAAAAGAGAGTCGTGTCCCCGTCAGGACTCTCCTCGGAAACGGCCTGGATAGTCTGCTCCGCCTCTGACCCCGAATCAGAACGTGTGCTGATGATGACCGAAGGACGTTCCGTTGTCCACCCAGGCGATCCAAAGGGGATAGAGTGGCTCCTCTTGCTGGCGGTAGAAGAGCTCGAATCTCCTGTCACCGCCACGCAAGTACCAGTAGCAGCTGCCGGTTGACCCTGAGCAGTGACGGTAACCGTCCTCCAGATCGGGAACCAAGGTCGTGGGTACTTCCGGCCgtctggtggtgggacaGCTAGGACGACCTGAAGTAAGGTCAGCCACGCGAACAAGAAAAGCCTCATCTTGGTGGTATCCATCCGCTCCACCATCGATTGTGAAAGAATGGAGATGTCGGATATGttggaaaaaagagagagggaaagaaaaggaaataGCCCTCGAAAAAGCCAGTGGTGGTTGACAGCAGAGTCCCAACCTGGCTATAAATGATGGAGAAAGCAAAAAGTAGCAGTAATAATAATAACAAGGATGCTTTCCCGTCTGGAAAAGATGTCTTCCATGTGCGTCACTTGGGCTGGAAGACCCAAAACAAGAAATAGTAACAGGCGGTCTCTCCGTCACTGGTATGTACAGAGAGAGACAGATATGATACAAGCGagatgatgtgatgatggtgcggGATAGTGAGTGTGCTGTctttgtggaggaggacccagaaaaaaaaatgagaCATTGGACCTCATACCTATTcgttatatatatatatatatggaGTCTCTTTGTTTGCGTGTTGTCGTTGAACTGTGAGGCTGGAATGCTTCGCGGTGGAACCGAGAGTCAACGGAATGGCTGGAGGCAAGGTCCTGGGTTTCAGCTGGCCAGCGAGACAGCTCTAGAAGGGCGAGAATGACTCGATTCAGAAAGATGAGGGCGTCGTGGGCGGTTGTAGATGATGAAATTCGAGTGATCCAGGTATTTCGAGGATTTTAGGTGGCGTTGTGGGAGGTGGCGGCGTGTAGTGATGCTGAAGGATGACGGTCGTCCAGAGCTAGATTATTGTAAACACGGTCAACAAAATAGAGTTGCGGCAGTCAATGATGATTTGCAGATGAAAGGTAGTATTCCACTCGTCCCCCGAGCGGGAGTGGAACTTCTTCTTTGCGTGCTCTTGGTGCCTTCTCTCTCATCGGGCCTGGAGTGGAGCTACTATTTGTAGATTCGCGAGGAAGGACGTCCCTGTCAGGCGATTCCCGAGCCGGTGGGGATGCGGATACGTCAGGGATTCAAGCTGCAATAGCTGCCATGTGGGAGGTTGGTATCACGACTTCAGACGGCGAAATGAATAAGAAAAATCAGACTCTTCACCAGATCACTCCTTCGGAAAACATAATGACTAAGGCCCAGCCCAGACGCCAAGCCTGCAATGCCCAGGATtccgagagagagagaacatTTCAAGTGATCACCTcccaaggaaaaaaagaaaagaagaaaaaggttgGGGCCGGAATGCTGGATGGTCACCTCCATCTCgagtgttgatgttgatgagatggaagaagaagaagggtgcAAAAAACATGTGCGTGTTGCTGGTGACATTCATAGGATCAACGAGGGGGtcaggttggtggtggtaagcTTCCTCTAGCAGTAATATCTCCCGAGTTATGGGGTAAGGGATACCAACAGTGCAGCCGAGCTGTCTGTAACGATGCAATGCTATTGTTGCAGTGTCTTGTTGTACATTGTGAGCTCTCACTCTTTTACCGACCCATAGAGTTGTATTTGCTTGTCACAGGAGAGCTCCTTGTGATAGGCTTtgtcaccctctccaacccagtTAACCTCATCTTTCCCCTCACCAAAACCGGGCTCTCGGGCCTTTTAATGCTGCTCGAGCGCAGTGTGGTAGTCCCAGGCTCACACttgtcttcttgcagctgcTGATCAGACTGGGAATTTTGGGAATTTTGGGAGCTTTTCTCCACGAGAGCTCTCCTAGAACCCTGCCTTTCCAAACCTGTGATCCGGGCCTGACTGGGATCAGAGCTGTGCTGGCCCTGTTTCCGTGGTTCTAGCCCAGCGGCGCGATAATGGGTATTTGGCTGCTTCTCCAGGTCTCTGCTACGTTGCCTTTCAAGACCAGTCTTGTGACCAAGGTCTCCTGTGCGTTGACTTGCTGCTCTCTCGAGGCCAGTTTTATAAGGGCGGCTGCCGGTTGATATCACAGTGGCGTCTTCTGTCATGTCTTGCCTCTTTGGCCTGCTCGTCCTTTCCAGGCCGGTCTTTTGGGACCGACAAGCAGATGCAGGCGCCTGTTCGATCGTTCGGGAGCTCCTCTTTTCAAGACCAGTTGGCCGTGTTGTGCTCAGCGTCGTGTCGTCTGTGGCCTCTAATATGCTTGATTTCTCCAGCCCAGTCTTTCGGTGTTTGATTTCACGGACTGCTGGCCCGAGCTCTGCTTTCCTCAATAAGCTGCGTCTTTCGAGACCAGTCAACCGGCTTGTGCTCAGAGCTGTATCATGGTCAGCAACCTCCAAGATGCTTGTCTTCTCCGGGCCAGTCTGGCGGGATCGAAGACTGCTAGGTATCGGATCCTGTGCTTTTGACCGAGTGCTTCGTCGTTCCAGTCCAGTTCTAAGCTGACTGTGACTTCCAGACATCGtctcatcaagatctggTCGCTCCAGCGGTTGCCTAAGCCGGGCTGCCGGTcgtcctccatcaccaaccgaCGGACGCCGCGGTTCCAATCCCGTCTTCCGCCGACGACGGTCAGGGCTGCCGGACTCGTGATGCAGCACTTCCGCCCTCGTCGTTGCTCGCCGCTCGAGTCCTgtccggtgatggtgagagtGGCGGCCATCCGTCgccacctccgccaccaGCACACCACCGCTCTGCGTGCCCTTTTCCAAACCGGTCTTGCGAGAGACCCGTGATGGCctaccctctccctccaccactgTGTCTTCCTCGagcttcctcctcttgcttTCCCGCTCGAGCCCCGTCAGCTTCGATTTCTTgactcttccttcttcttccctcctgAGCTTCCTGACCTCCTTCGGATCAACCACCCATGGTCGGCACAAGACCTCCTTCCTTAGCAAGGCAATCTTCTGCCAAAATACTGCCTCCTGCTCTGTCGTGCGTAGATGGGTGATCTTCTCGGCGCGAATTTGCCTCACATCGCGGAAGACGGATATGCCACCTTTGATGTCGATTACGTGGCCGATATCAATTGGCCCATCGGTTTTAGGAAGAGGCTTCCCATCGGCTGAGGTATCGGGGTCTCTAGGGTTTTTGTAGTTGGTAACGGCTGGGTACTGGGGCGGGGTTGCGACAACACATTCAATGGTCGCACCGCTGCTGTCGTCAATGGTGTAGATTATCCTGTGGGCAAATTCTTGTATGGCGACCACGACGCCGGCAATGCGCGCCCATTTTATGGGATGGTTGAGGTAGAAGTAGACATCTTGGCCTGGAGGGGAAGTTGGGTAAGCGACGGtacgaggaggctgctggcTGCAATTGTTTGCGACAATTGGTAC encodes the following:
- a CDS encoding hypothetical protein (COG:U; EggNog:ENOG503NUAW): MADKDKEKDAITTSSTQPPSTSSKSPDRAPSPTPIQDTAAALPSDAEKPPTPPRDDSNMVYPTGPKLYLIISSLCLSVFLVALDQTIIAPALGAITTEFSSVRDIGWYGASYLLTTTALQPCYGSLYRMFSVKYTYLVAVFIFEIGSLICAVAPTSNAFIAGRAVAGMGTAGLFSGSIVILSYTLPLRKRPAAFGLIGGMWGISSVAGPLLGGAFSDAPNPGWRWCFYINLPIGAFAMAAIFFFLKINRVDNPEGLTFLERILRLDLAGTAMLIPAVICLLLALQWGGTEHAWNSSVIIGLFVGFALMIGAFAVIQVWKGDRGTLPPRLFKNRDVVCAMLFAFFFGAGFFPLVYYLALYFQAVQGDTAVTAGIKLLPLLISVVITSVATGGLVTVVGYYNPFILPCMVLFATGAGMITTFSLTTPFSAWFGYQVLAGLGIGVGFQTGVLVVQNVMPLEWVPVATACIQFFQSIGGAIFIAVAQAVFQNGLIDTLAKDAPGLPAELFLNIGASQVSQVVSAPPPAGLGRPDDVNIVLNAYLQGLRNTYYIAVGCACGAFVAACGLSWKKIQRHRAKAADDSEGGGGEKSAVVVPAH
- the ACF2 gene encoding endo-1,3-beta glucanase (CAZy:GH81; COG:G; EggNog:ENOG503NTYF); this translates as MTLGVPHRPPLDQAPDQGIVPDWVKPSTSFTTSTMADSGSASSELEFYPQFCFHLSPTAGRWCHLQATDIAALTFNPGFEGQDVYFYLNHPIKWARIAGVVVAIQEFAHRIIYTIDDSSGATIECVVATPPQYPAVTNYKNPRDPDTSADGKPLPKTDGPIDIGHVIDIKGGISVFRDVRQIRAEKITHLRTTEQEAVFWQKIALLRKEVLCRPWVVDPKEVRKLRREEEGRVKKSKLTGLERESKRRKLEEDTVVEGEGRPSRVSRKTGLEKGTQSGGVLVAEVATDGRHSHHHRTGLERRATTRAEVLHHESGSPDRRRRKTGLEPRRPSVGDGGRPAARLRQPLERPDLDETMSGSHSQLRTGLERRSTRSKAQDPIPSSLRSRQTGPEKTSILEVADHDTALSTSRLTGLERRSLLRKAELGPAVREIKHRKTGLEKSSILEATDDTTLSTTRPTGLEKRSSRTIEQAPASACRSQKTGLERTSRPKRQDMTEDATVISTGSRPYKTGLERAASQRTGDLGHKTGLERQRSRDLEKQPNTHYRAAGLEPRKQGQHSSDPSQARITGLERQGSRRALVEKSSQNSQNSQSDQQLQEDKCEPGTTTLRSSSIKRPESPVLVRGKMRLTGLERVVLAVPPPDGRKYPRPWFPIWRTVTVTAQGQPAAATGTCVAVTGDSSSSTASKRSHSIPFGSPGWTTERPSVIISTRSDSGSEAEQTIQAVSEESPDGDTTLFSDETSPASGQQPASSTGSGEVASEVTPTPEVVTQPASPTSSTQPTSTTDLGDTNTVSVITSVNPSGTLQILPTDVPIESTNTGTIPTDAPSSGYPTSQPLITSPIPSPTELISATASVPTDQPSAPSETVSMIVPNIFAAPISTDPPPSQIPQRKDHPAPRIGIKSAGPIGTNKFYNNFFLGNQTSPSYLFPYSVTWARGGGASGTWGMAISHVDASQRVYGQNDPGSGAARYYINPIGIHSVCLSAKELGPGTVLTSDNLTDFSSLVSLRAREGGQAVIQFPLVQGAGFVTGVYNGGQPVVQTGIFFKTVTRASKEAKEGVVKYRLHLEDGTTWLVYAYHTKGEALNLQVVNNGRAESTGPFYGIVQVAKASDGESEKVYDQACGTYAVGVDLSGGVNGKTGTYRFGFRKQGMYQSPVAQFALPHHLSSFDDGTRGKVTGVKLQTPTKGVAYLVLADSWTMVETELPTGIGFLPWSPEAGEVKGLSEGVRSFVKGVALQEVSQDMLQQSDQNSMYFSGKALAKFASIILVIRDMLGDEALALTALNQLKQAFARFAENRQQFPLVYEGGWGGVVSSASYVTGNSGADFGNSYYNDHHFHYGYFILTAAIIGHLDPSWIPANKAYVNTLVRDVANPSAADQYFPVWRNFDWYHGHSWAHGLFDTLDGKDQESSSEDTMASYALKMWGTVSGDQNLAARGNLMLAVQARSLNSYYLYTESNTVQPKNFIGNKVAGILFENKVDHTTYFGTNIEYVQGIHMLPLLPHTPMVRRKEFVREEWDAYFSGGRAEQVTGGWKGILMGNYGTIDPRGGYDFFSGGGRGGVFKGEWLDGGASLTWYLAYCAALGGL